One stretch of Chryseobacterium indologenes DNA includes these proteins:
- a CDS encoding energy transducer TonB produces the protein MRTILLFFALCFANFSFAQELEDRDDSFIVENNKNLFKIDIKEPFLQIAAKCNDFKPAAFEGGASAYKDILSKYMYTYLNADFYTLSGDFTFTLIIDETGKVIDAIGAPKVLHSEAFFDDMQYVVRRIKKTWKPASCNGQPVKSEMKVKMNFSSLSVDM, from the coding sequence ATGAGAACAATACTTTTATTTTTTGCCTTATGTTTTGCAAATTTTTCTTTTGCACAGGAGCTTGAAGACAGGGATGATTCCTTCATTGTTGAAAATAATAAAAATCTTTTTAAAATAGATATTAAAGAACCTTTTTTACAGATTGCCGCAAAATGTAATGATTTTAAACCTGCTGCATTTGAAGGCGGAGCTTCAGCGTACAAAGATATTCTCAGTAAATACATGTATACATATCTGAATGCGGATTTCTATACCCTAAGCGGAGATTTTACATTTACTTTAATAATAGATGAAACAGGAAAAGTAATTGATGCTATTGGGGCACCAAAAGTCTTACACAGCGAAGCCTTCTTTGATGATATGCAATATGTAGTGAGAAGAATCAAAAAAACCTGGAAACCTGCAAGCTGCAATGGCCAACCTGTAAAATCTGAGATGAAAGTAAAAATGAACTTCTCTTCCTTATCAGTTGATATGTAA
- a CDS encoding 3'-5' exonuclease → MYSIIDIESNGAGYRNECIIDIAIYRYDGQKITDQFISLVNPEGDITPFVQKLTGITPKMVKTAPKFHEIAKRVIEITQNTTLVGHNIDFDYRMLRQSFKRLGYDFKISTLDTIPLAKKLIPDEVSYSLGKLVKSLGIPLTNHHRADGDARATLELFKLLISKDTENEIIQKQHEETNAKTYINKIKQLTQDLPNEKGFVYFQDEAGRIIFSDYVQDINKFSKKVFNSKSKKWEKVQKDAEQINFELTGTDIIAKLLLNSKNSKKKEVLPFGLYFRNNKYVVEKNKLNKTEKPILKFRSFTQGTKAVQFIEAQEEYNDVAALKLKIEFRKRNELWLGAGRKLGEKLFLIIENGKIISFGFYELFTQIQTLSKLAKLKIDLQLSSTDLNNELQLALLRGDFETLPLPK, encoded by the coding sequence ATGTATTCAATTATAGACATAGAAAGTAATGGTGCAGGTTATAGAAATGAATGCATTATAGATATTGCCATCTACAGATATGATGGTCAGAAAATTACAGATCAGTTTATATCCCTTGTCAATCCGGAAGGAGATATTACTCCTTTTGTTCAGAAACTCACCGGAATCACACCGAAGATGGTGAAAACGGCTCCAAAGTTCCATGAAATAGCCAAAAGAGTTATTGAAATTACTCAAAATACAACATTGGTAGGGCATAATATTGATTTCGATTACAGAATGCTTCGCCAATCGTTCAAAAGATTGGGCTATGATTTTAAAATCAGTACTTTAGATACCATTCCTTTAGCTAAAAAGCTGATTCCTGATGAGGTAAGTTATTCGTTGGGTAAACTGGTGAAATCACTGGGGATTCCATTGACCAATCATCACAGAGCTGACGGAGACGCCAGAGCAACCCTGGAACTGTTTAAACTTTTAATATCTAAAGATACAGAAAACGAGATTATTCAGAAACAACACGAAGAAACCAATGCCAAGACCTATATCAATAAGATTAAGCAACTGACACAGGATCTTCCAAACGAAAAAGGATTCGTTTATTTTCAGGATGAGGCAGGAAGAATTATTTTTTCCGATTATGTTCAGGATATTAATAAATTTTCGAAAAAAGTATTTAATTCCAAATCAAAAAAATGGGAGAAAGTTCAAAAAGATGCTGAACAGATTAATTTTGAACTTACCGGGACTGATATTATCGCCAAATTACTTCTGAACTCTAAAAATAGTAAGAAAAAAGAGGTGCTGCCATTTGGCCTTTATTTCAGAAATAATAAATACGTTGTTGAAAAAAATAAGCTTAACAAAACGGAAAAACCGATTCTGAAATTCAGATCATTCACCCAAGGAACAAAGGCCGTTCAGTTTATTGAGGCTCAGGAGGAGTACAATGATGTAGCTGCGTTAAAACTGAAAATAGAATTCAGAAAAAGAAATGAGCTTTGGCTGGGGGCCGGAAGAAAGTTAGGTGAGAAACTATTTTTAATTATTGAAAATGGAAAAATAATATCCTTTGGTTTTTATGAGCTGTTTACACAGATTCAGACGCTAAGTAAGCTTGCTAAATTAAAAATTGATCTTCAGCTGTCTTCTACGGATTTGAATAATGAACTGCAGTTAGCTCTTCTGCGTGGTGATTTTGAGACATTGCCGCTGCCGAAATAA
- a CDS encoding rhodanese-like domain-containing protein, with protein MKFSFGGIVLISTLALNSCKTTHSAETPKADIKEVVTSSDVTLVDVRIPEQYAAGTAKNAINIPLAEIQKNSETLKGKKVVVFCNKGVQADQAMEILKKNGVEAYDGTSWKNVKGIQDEADKK; from the coding sequence ATGAAATTTAGTTTTGGGGGTATAGTTTTAATTTCTACCTTAGCATTAAACAGCTGTAAAACAACCCATTCCGCAGAGACTCCAAAGGCTGACATTAAAGAAGTAGTCACCAGTTCTGATGTAACATTGGTAGATGTAAGAATTCCTGAGCAATATGCTGCAGGAACAGCTAAGAATGCCATCAATATTCCCTTGGCAGAAATTCAGAAAAATAGTGAAACCCTGAAAGGCAAAAAAGTAGTCGTTTTTTGCAATAAAGGAGTACAGGCAGATCAGGCGATGGAAATTTTAAAGAAAAACGGAGTGGAAGCCTACGATGGAACGAGCTGGAAAAATGTGAAAGGTATCCAGGACGAAGCTGATAAAAAGTAA
- a CDS encoding thiamine pyrophosphate-dependent enzyme: protein MAKNIAEQIVEMLENANVKRIYAVTGDSLNHLNIAVKKSSIQWIHVRHEEVGAYAAAAEAELDGLAVCAGSCGPGHVHLINGVYEAHRSHVPMLVIASTIPSEEMGMDYFQETNTIKLFDDCSHYNQMITRPEQVQRTVQTAIQHAVSKKGVAVIGLPGDVSELDAQEATTSTQIFKTNPIIRPSDDELKNLATLINESRKVTLYCGIGAAEASAEVIKLSRLLKAPVGYSFRGKMAIQPNNPNQIGLTGLLGFPSAYHAMHEADLVILLGTDFPYQKFMPVKNKIVQIDESPERLGRRAKLELGLAGDVKQTIMALLPMLKEKTDVDFLNEQLAFYDKVKENQLEYVKDYGKEDAIQPEYVAHTLDRLAKKDAIFTVDTGMCCVWGARFITGTGERKMLGSFNHGSMANAMPMAIGASLAHPDKQVIAMCGDGGLSMLLGDMATIFQYKLPIKLIVFNNRTLGMVKLEMEVGGMPDNETDMINPDFALVAQAMGYPGKNIHQPEEVENAIKECLDYNGPYLLNIFTNPNALALPPKIELDQVLGMTKSMAQLMLGGKMDEVLETVKSNYKHIKGLL from the coding sequence ATGGCTAAAAATATAGCAGAGCAGATTGTTGAAATGCTCGAAAACGCCAATGTGAAAAGGATTTATGCAGTAACAGGAGACAGTCTCAATCACCTAAATATTGCGGTGAAGAAAAGCAGTATCCAGTGGATTCATGTACGACATGAAGAAGTTGGAGCTTATGCCGCTGCCGCTGAAGCTGAACTTGACGGTCTTGCCGTGTGCGCCGGAAGCTGCGGTCCTGGACACGTTCACCTGATTAATGGAGTATATGAAGCCCACAGATCCCATGTCCCAATGTTGGTGATTGCTTCTACCATTCCCAGTGAAGAAATGGGGATGGATTACTTTCAGGAAACCAATACAATAAAGTTATTTGACGATTGCAGCCATTATAATCAGATGATTACCCGTCCCGAACAGGTGCAACGAACAGTTCAGACGGCAATCCAGCATGCGGTTTCTAAAAAAGGAGTAGCGGTAATCGGTCTTCCGGGTGATGTTTCAGAACTGGATGCCCAGGAAGCTACAACTTCGACCCAAATCTTTAAAACCAACCCTATAATAAGGCCATCAGACGATGAATTGAAAAATTTAGCCACCCTCATCAACGAAAGCAGAAAAGTAACTCTTTACTGCGGGATTGGGGCTGCTGAAGCCAGTGCAGAAGTTATCAAATTATCTCGATTATTAAAAGCTCCTGTAGGATATTCATTTCGTGGTAAAATGGCAATTCAGCCTAATAATCCTAATCAGATTGGACTTACAGGACTATTAGGATTTCCTTCTGCCTACCATGCCATGCACGAAGCAGATCTTGTTATTCTTCTTGGGACCGATTTCCCTTACCAGAAGTTTATGCCCGTAAAAAATAAAATCGTTCAGATTGATGAAAGTCCGGAAAGGCTGGGAAGAAGAGCAAAGCTTGAATTAGGCCTTGCAGGAGATGTAAAACAAACGATTATGGCATTACTTCCTATGCTGAAAGAGAAAACGGATGTTGATTTTCTCAATGAACAATTGGCATTTTATGATAAAGTAAAAGAAAACCAACTGGAATATGTGAAGGATTACGGAAAAGAAGATGCTATTCAGCCGGAGTATGTTGCTCATACGTTGGACCGGTTGGCTAAGAAAGATGCGATTTTTACTGTAGATACAGGAATGTGCTGTGTTTGGGGAGCTCGCTTTATTACAGGAACCGGTGAGCGAAAAATGCTGGGATCCTTTAACCATGGATCGATGGCCAACGCAATGCCAATGGCAATTGGAGCATCTCTTGCTCATCCTGATAAACAGGTAATTGCAATGTGTGGTGATGGTGGATTGTCTATGTTGCTAGGAGATATGGCCACTATTTTCCAGTATAAGCTGCCTATAAAGCTGATTGTTTTTAATAACAGAACCCTAGGAATGGTAAAATTAGAAATGGAAGTGGGTGGAATGCCAGATAATGAAACGGATATGATTAACCCGGATTTTGCATTAGTTGCGCAAGCCATGGGGTATCCTGGGAAGAATATTCATCAACCTGAAGAGGTAGAAAATGCAATTAAGGAATGCCTTGATTATAACGGACCTTATCTCCTTAATATTTTTACGAATCCTAATGCGCTGGCCCTTCCTCCAAAGATTGAGCTGGATCAGGTTCTTGGGATGACCAAATCTATGGCTCAGCTGATGCTGGGTGGGAAAATGGATGAGGTACTTGAAACGGTTAAAAGTAATTATAAACATATCAAAGGCTTGTTATAA
- the lysA gene encoding diaminopimelate decarboxylase, with translation MNSKELLKIANEFGTPVYVYDAESIKVQYEKLTSSFLKHTKFFYAAKALTNINILKYVKKLGASLDCVSINEVKLGLKAGFPKEKILFTPNCVDLAEIEEAMTFGVHINIDNISILEQFGNKYGNSYPIFVRINPHIFAGGNYKISTGHIDSKFGISIHQLRHIERVMKSTNLNVEGLHMHTGSEIKDPEVFLQALDIMLELSEHFPNLKYLDMGSGFKIPYQDSEEETDVKTLGRKVEKVIGEFSKNTGRKFELWFEPGKFLVGKSGYLLVKANVIKQTTATVFVGVNSGFNHLIRPMFYDSYHAIENLSNPKGAERIYTVVGNICETDTFAWDRKLNEVREGDILAFHNAGAYGFEMSSNFNSRLKPAEVLFLDGKAHLIRKRDEFEDLLRNQIEVVI, from the coding sequence ATGAATTCAAAAGAATTATTAAAGATTGCCAATGAGTTTGGCACCCCGGTGTATGTATATGATGCTGAATCCATCAAAGTTCAATACGAAAAACTTACATCGTCTTTTTTAAAACATACTAAGTTCTTCTATGCGGCGAAGGCGTTGACAAACATCAATATCCTTAAGTATGTGAAGAAGCTGGGGGCATCTTTAGATTGCGTATCTATTAATGAAGTCAAATTAGGATTAAAGGCAGGATTTCCAAAAGAAAAAATATTGTTTACTCCCAATTGTGTTGACTTAGCTGAAATAGAGGAAGCAATGACTTTCGGAGTTCATATCAATATAGATAACATTTCTATTCTTGAGCAATTCGGGAATAAATATGGAAATTCTTATCCTATTTTTGTTAGAATCAACCCACACATCTTTGCTGGAGGGAATTATAAAATCTCAACCGGCCACATAGACAGTAAGTTCGGAATTTCCATTCACCAGCTTCGTCACATTGAAAGAGTGATGAAAAGTACCAACCTTAACGTTGAAGGACTTCACATGCACACAGGAAGTGAGATCAAGGATCCTGAGGTTTTTCTGCAGGCATTAGATATCATGCTTGAACTTTCTGAGCATTTCCCTAACCTGAAATATCTGGATATGGGAAGTGGTTTCAAAATTCCTTATCAGGACAGTGAAGAAGAAACGGATGTTAAAACATTAGGTAGAAAAGTAGAAAAAGTTATTGGCGAATTTTCAAAAAATACAGGAAGAAAGTTCGAGTTATGGTTTGAACCAGGGAAATTCTTGGTAGGGAAAAGTGGATATCTATTAGTAAAAGCTAATGTAATCAAGCAAACTACTGCTACTGTTTTCGTAGGAGTAAATTCAGGATTTAACCACCTGATCCGTCCAATGTTTTATGATTCTTACCATGCTATTGAAAACCTATCTAATCCAAAAGGAGCAGAAAGAATTTATACCGTTGTAGGAAACATTTGTGAAACCGATACTTTCGCTTGGGACAGAAAATTAAATGAAGTGAGAGAAGGTGATATTCTTGCCTTCCACAATGCAGGAGCTTATGGTTTTGAAATGAGTTCAAATTTCAATTCAAGATTAAAACCTGCTGAAGTTCTGTTTCTTGATGGAAAAGCACACCTAATCCGTAAGAGAGATGAATTTGAAGACTTATTAAGAAATCAAATTGAAGTGGTTATATAA
- a CDS encoding thioredoxin family protein has protein sequence MSQKFQEIINSERPVLIDFFATWCQPCKVQSSVLNTVKENIGEGARIIKVDVDQYPALAAQYGVRGVPTLAVFKNGELLWKESGVHDVNTLTQLLQQYI, from the coding sequence ATGTCACAAAAATTTCAGGAAATTATCAATTCCGAAAGACCGGTACTTATTGACTTTTTTGCCACTTGGTGCCAGCCTTGTAAAGTTCAGTCTTCAGTTTTGAACACAGTCAAAGAAAATATAGGCGAAGGAGCCAGAATCATAAAAGTAGATGTAGATCAATATCCTGCCCTCGCAGCGCAATATGGAGTGAGAGGGGTACCTACTTTAGCTGTTTTCAAAAACGGGGAACTTCTTTGGAAAGAAAGCGGTGTGCATGATGTGAATACATTAACGCAGCTTCTGCAACAATACATTTAA
- a CDS encoding MBL fold metallo-hydrolase — protein sequence MKIEQIYTGCLAQGAYYIVSENEAVIIDPLREVKPYLDRLEKDNVTLKYIFETHFHADFVSGHLDLSKKTGAPIVYGPTAAPEFEAIIAEDHQIFEIGKIKIKVLHTPGHTMESTTYLLIDENGKETAIFTGDTLFLGDVGRPDLAQKATNLSQEDLAGILYESLQNKIMPLDDSITVYPAHGAGSACGKNMQKETVDILGNQKRTNYALNQPDKASFIREVLDGLTAPPKYFGMNVAMNKGGYESLDTVMDKGLNPVSPEDFEAIAEETGALILDTRGAADFHKGFIPNAINIGLKGDFAPWVGTLIVDVKHPLLLITDPGTEEEVIIRLSRVGFDNVVGYLDGGFEAWKNAGKETDEVKRISPTEFAEQFTTEAKVIDVRKLTEYSAEHIDNAYNRPLDSISDWSRNLDDSEHFFLHCAGGYRSMIAASILNSHGIRNFTEIEGGFNGIKKTEKLPTTDFVCQSKTS from the coding sequence ATGAAAATTGAACAAATATATACGGGCTGTCTGGCTCAGGGTGCCTATTATATTGTATCAGAAAATGAAGCTGTCATTATTGATCCTTTAAGAGAAGTAAAGCCTTACCTGGATCGTCTGGAAAAAGACAATGTCACTTTAAAATATATTTTTGAAACACATTTCCATGCTGATTTTGTTTCAGGACACCTAGATTTAAGTAAAAAAACAGGGGCACCAATTGTATATGGCCCCACAGCTGCTCCTGAATTTGAAGCAATTATCGCAGAGGACCATCAGATTTTCGAGATTGGAAAAATAAAAATAAAGGTACTTCATACACCAGGACATACAATGGAAAGTACCACTTATCTTTTAATTGATGAAAATGGGAAAGAAACAGCCATCTTTACAGGAGACACTCTATTTTTAGGAGATGTAGGAAGACCTGATCTTGCACAGAAGGCTACTAATCTTAGCCAGGAAGACCTTGCAGGGATTCTTTATGAAAGTCTTCAGAATAAAATTATGCCTTTGGATGACAGCATCACGGTGTATCCGGCTCACGGAGCTGGTTCTGCATGCGGAAAAAATATGCAGAAAGAAACCGTAGATATTTTAGGAAATCAAAAAAGAACAAATTATGCATTGAATCAGCCGGATAAAGCATCTTTCATCAGGGAAGTACTTGACGGGCTGACTGCACCTCCAAAATATTTTGGAATGAATGTAGCCATGAACAAAGGAGGTTATGAGAGTCTGGATACAGTAATGGACAAAGGACTAAATCCTGTTTCTCCAGAAGATTTCGAAGCAATAGCGGAAGAAACCGGAGCTTTAATTCTTGATACCAGAGGAGCCGCAGATTTCCATAAAGGTTTTATACCCAATGCTATCAATATTGGATTAAAAGGAGACTTTGCCCCTTGGGTAGGAACTTTAATTGTAGATGTTAAGCATCCTTTATTATTGATTACAGATCCAGGAACTGAAGAAGAAGTTATTATCAGATTAAGCCGTGTAGGTTTTGATAATGTCGTTGGATACCTGGATGGAGGTTTTGAAGCCTGGAAAAATGCAGGTAAAGAAACTGATGAAGTAAAAAGAATTTCTCCAACTGAATTTGCAGAGCAGTTTACAACAGAAGCAAAAGTAATTGATGTGAGAAAACTAACAGAATATTCTGCGGAACACATAGACAACGCTTACAACAGACCTTTGGACTCCATTAGTGATTGGTCCCGTAACCTTGATGATTCTGAACACTTTTTCTTACACTGTGCCGGAGGATACAGAAGTATGATTGCCGCAAGCATCCTTAATTCACACGGAATCAGAAACTTTACTGAAATAGAAGGAGGTTTTAATGGCATCAAAAAAACAGAAAAACTTCCAACAACGGACTTTGTATGCCAATCCAAAACATCATAA
- a CDS encoding nitrilase-related carbon-nitrogen hydrolase: MKIVGLNLDIIWKNKAENFKIIENELQNRDADLFLLPEMFSTGFCMDAAEVSDRNEESLEFLKKISKEKNAAFCGSAPVEQNESFYNRMYFVQPNGEITFYDKRHLFSFSGEDKVYTQGKKRVIIEYKGIRFLLQVCYDLRFPVFARNNDDYDAILYVANWPDKRVGAWEHLLKARAIENLSFVFGLNRIGTDGNNLFYQESSHCFFADGRALSDKNGNIVSAELDINELKDFRSHFQFLNDRDHFSMDL; this comes from the coding sequence ATGAAGATTGTAGGACTGAACTTGGATATCATCTGGAAAAATAAAGCTGAAAATTTTAAAATAATAGAGAATGAGCTTCAAAATCGGGACGCAGATCTGTTTCTTCTTCCTGAAATGTTTTCAACGGGTTTTTGTATGGATGCAGCTGAAGTTTCTGATAGAAACGAAGAATCTCTGGAGTTTTTAAAGAAGATCTCAAAAGAAAAAAATGCAGCGTTCTGCGGTAGTGCTCCGGTAGAGCAAAATGAAAGCTTTTACAACAGAATGTATTTTGTACAACCCAATGGAGAAATTACTTTCTATGATAAAAGGCATTTATTTTCCTTCTCAGGAGAAGATAAAGTGTATACTCAAGGGAAAAAGAGAGTTATTATAGAGTATAAAGGGATACGGTTTTTGCTTCAGGTTTGCTATGATCTTCGTTTTCCTGTATTTGCAAGGAATAACGATGATTATGATGCTATTTTATATGTAGCGAACTGGCCTGACAAAAGAGTAGGGGCCTGGGAGCATCTTTTAAAAGCTAGAGCTATTGAAAACCTTTCTTTTGTATTTGGACTTAACAGAATAGGAACGGATGGAAATAATTTGTTCTATCAGGAAAGCTCTCATTGTTTTTTTGCTGATGGAAGAGCGCTTTCAGATAAAAATGGGAATATAGTATCTGCAGAGTTGGATATAAATGAGCTTAAAGATTTCAGAAGTCACTTCCAGTTTTTGAATGACCGCGATCATTTTTCAATGGACCTATAA
- a CDS encoding DUF6646 family protein produces MKKLVFMVMMFFFGITANAQAWTGKGDQKIQLGLSAWGYGTGITGTYDYGLNKLISVGAGLNGYFSNYKNNDKDNRVFVFGRLNFHLQEALNLPPKLDIYPGVDVGVVGKDFGIGAHIGARYFFTERIGVFAEVGNNGSLGVSFNL; encoded by the coding sequence ATGAAGAAATTGGTTTTTATGGTGATGATGTTCTTTTTCGGAATCACAGCTAATGCGCAGGCGTGGACCGGAAAAGGAGATCAAAAAATTCAATTGGGTTTGAGTGCCTGGGGATATGGAACCGGAATAACGGGGACTTACGATTATGGACTGAATAAGCTCATATCAGTAGGGGCCGGTCTTAACGGTTATTTCAGTAATTATAAAAACAACGATAAAGATAATCGGGTATTTGTTTTCGGAAGACTGAATTTCCACCTACAGGAAGCATTAAATCTTCCCCCTAAGTTGGATATTTATCCGGGTGTTGATGTAGGAGTTGTAGGAAAAGACTTTGGAATAGGAGCCCATATCGGTGCACGCTACTTCTTTACCGAAAGAATTGGCGTGTTTGCAGAGGTAGGTAATAATGGAAGTCTTGGGGTTTCTTTCAATTTATAA
- a CDS encoding helicase HerA-like domain-containing protein translates to MADKAQFIEELNARYTPKGDHIILGKGMLDGEVVPEVNVTIPLKTINRHGLIAGATGTGKTKTLQVFAEQLSHQGIPSLVLDIKGDFSGIAEAGQMNSIIEERYAKTQLPYTPQGFPVELMSISGGKGVKLRATVTEFGPVLLSKILQLNDTQQSIMSIVFKYCDDKGLPLIDLKDLKKVLQYVTDNAQGKVELAANYGSIAPASLGAILRSIVALEQQGAEDFFGELSFDVQDLLETRDGKGVVNILRVSDIQNKPQLFSTFMLSLFAEIYMTFPEEGDSGKPKLVLFIDEAHLLFDEASKTLLSQIETMVKLIRSKGVGIYFITQIPGDVPESVLSQLGLKIQHALRGFTAKDKKEISKAVENYPTTEFYNASNLIQNLGIGEAFVTALDEKGIPTPLVHTYLISPESRMDVLSEAEITELTSSSAMVAKYEQAIDRESAYEMLTNRMEQAAQNPAPNQRTKPVKEEPGMFEQVLQSQAGRTFTNTLMREGAKAILGMFGLGGRKR, encoded by the coding sequence ATGGCAGACAAAGCACAATTTATTGAAGAATTAAATGCTAGATATACTCCAAAGGGAGATCATATTATATTAGGAAAAGGAATGCTGGACGGGGAAGTGGTTCCGGAAGTGAATGTGACGATTCCTTTGAAAACAATCAACCGTCACGGTCTTATTGCCGGAGCAACCGGAACAGGAAAAACGAAAACATTGCAGGTATTTGCCGAACAGCTTTCTCATCAAGGGATTCCCTCCCTCGTTTTGGATATCAAAGGTGACTTTTCCGGAATTGCTGAAGCGGGACAGATGAATTCCATCATTGAAGAAAGATATGCAAAAACTCAGCTTCCTTATACTCCACAAGGTTTTCCGGTAGAGTTGATGAGTATTTCAGGAGGAAAAGGAGTAAAGCTGAGAGCGACTGTCACAGAATTCGGGCCTGTTTTATTAAGTAAAATTCTTCAGCTGAATGATACTCAGCAAAGTATTATGTCTATTGTCTTTAAATATTGTGATGATAAAGGGCTTCCTTTGATTGATCTTAAAGACTTAAAGAAAGTTCTTCAGTATGTGACAGATAATGCACAGGGGAAAGTTGAACTTGCTGCCAACTACGGATCGATAGCACCTGCATCTTTGGGAGCTATTCTAAGATCTATTGTAGCATTGGAGCAACAGGGGGCAGAAGATTTTTTCGGAGAATTGAGTTTTGATGTTCAGGATTTATTGGAAACCAGGGATGGAAAAGGAGTTGTAAATATTTTAAGAGTATCAGATATTCAAAATAAGCCACAGCTATTTTCTACTTTCATGCTTTCTCTTTTTGCAGAGATTTATATGACTTTTCCTGAAGAAGGAGATAGTGGAAAACCAAAATTAGTATTGTTTATAGACGAAGCTCACCTGCTTTTTGATGAAGCCTCAAAAACGCTTCTTTCTCAGATTGAAACGATGGTAAAGCTGATTCGTTCAAAAGGAGTAGGCATTTATTTTATTACTCAGATTCCTGGTGATGTACCGGAAAGTGTTTTATCCCAATTAGGATTAAAAATACAGCATGCCCTGAGAGGCTTTACGGCCAAAGATAAAAAAGAAATTTCAAAAGCGGTTGAAAACTATCCTACCACAGAATTCTATAACGCTTCTAATCTGATCCAAAATTTAGGAATTGGTGAGGCATTTGTAACAGCTTTGGATGAAAAAGGGATTCCAACACCGTTGGTGCATACCTATCTTATTTCCCCGGAATCAAGAATGGATGTTTTGAGCGAGGCGGAGATTACAGAATTAACGTCCAGTTCAGCTATGGTAGCCAAATATGAGCAGGCAATAGACAGAGAATCTGCTTACGAAATGTTAACCAACAGAATGGAACAGGCTGCTCAGAATCCAGCTCCTAATCAAAGAACCAAACCGGTAAAAGAAGAACCGGGAATGTTTGAGCAGGTGCTGCAAAGCCAGGCAGGTAGAACCTTTACCAATACATTAATGAGGGAAGGTGCAAAAGCCATTCTGGGTATGTTTGGTCTTGGAGGGAGAAAAAGGTGA